In Paenibacillus hexagrammi, the following are encoded in one genomic region:
- a CDS encoding xanthine phosphoribosyltransferase, whose protein sequence is MELLKQRILEVGVVVSDQVLKLDAILNHQVDPVLIMEMGREFARLFRETRPDKVLTVESSGIPIAFATALHLEVPMIFARRKKTLTMDQDTYSERVPSFTKGIVTDIMVSSHLLHKGERVLLIDDFIANGDAARGLIRIIEKAEAELVGVGIAVEKLFQAGGKSIRERGIRVESLARISSLANGQIAFD, encoded by the coding sequence ATGGAATTACTGAAGCAGCGGATCTTAGAAGTAGGTGTCGTCGTATCGGATCAAGTATTAAAGCTGGACGCCATCTTGAATCATCAGGTGGATCCGGTGCTGATTATGGAGATGGGTAGAGAGTTCGCTAGGCTGTTCCGCGAGACAAGACCGGATAAGGTACTAACTGTAGAGTCCTCGGGGATTCCAATCGCCTTTGCAACAGCTCTTCATCTAGAGGTTCCAATGATATTTGCCAGACGCAAAAAGACGCTCACGATGGACCAGGATACCTACAGTGAACGCGTCCCTTCATTTACCAAAGGAATCGTAACGGATATTATGGTATCATCTCACTTGTTGCACAAAGGGGAACGAGTCCTGCTGATTGATGATTTTATCGCCAATGGTGATGCTGCTCGCGGTTTGATTCGAATTATTGAAAAAGCCGAGGCAGAGCTGGTAGGTGTAGGCATTGCTGTAGAGAAGCTGTTCCAGGCAGGCGGTAAATCGATTCGCGAGCGCGGTATTCGCGTGGAATCACTGGCTCGAATCTCATCGCTGGCTAACGGCCAGATCGCGTTTGACTAA
- a CDS encoding DedA family protein produces the protein MQQTMFEFINHYGYFALYILLSAGIVGVPVPDETLMAIVGSLTAPGGPFRFTTALMVIYAGTMTGMIVSYTLGHRVGKPLLYRYGKWFKLTPGRIERAEGWFKKYGLWTVFFGYFVPGVRHFTCYLSGVSGVKFYKYLLYAGTGAMLWCTTFLTLGHFIGRNLEGIFHLLHRYMGMSFLVLAVFAGIGCYIYLRLRKRRTV, from the coding sequence GTGCAGCAAACCATGTTTGAGTTTATTAATCATTACGGATACTTTGCGCTGTATATCCTGCTCTCTGCGGGTATCGTAGGAGTGCCTGTGCCTGATGAGACCCTAATGGCCATTGTTGGCTCCCTGACGGCGCCTGGAGGGCCTTTTCGATTCACTACTGCACTTATGGTCATTTATGCGGGCACCATGACAGGTATGATCGTCAGCTATACGCTGGGACACCGTGTCGGCAAGCCGCTGCTGTACCGCTATGGCAAATGGTTCAAGCTGACGCCGGGGCGTATTGAACGTGCGGAGGGCTGGTTCAAAAAGTACGGTTTGTGGACGGTGTTTTTCGGCTATTTCGTGCCGGGGGTGCGTCATTTTACCTGTTACTTGTCAGGCGTGAGCGGTGTGAAATTTTACAAGTATTTGCTTTATGCGGGCACAGGTGCCATGCTTTGGTGTACGACGTTTTTGACACTTGGGCACTTTATTGGGCGTAATTTGGAAGGGATCTTTCATTTGCTTCACCGCTACATGGGGATGAGCTTCCTGGTTCTTGCCGTTTTTGCCGGCATCGGTTGTTACATCTATCTACGATTACGTAAACGTCGGACGGTATAG